Proteins encoded within one genomic window of Cucumis sativus cultivar 9930 chromosome 3, Cucumber_9930_V3, whole genome shotgun sequence:
- the LOC101215888 gene encoding glu S.griseus protease inhibitor, which translates to MSTTCKGKSSWPELVGKAGKEAEKIIEKENPSVDAVIVDEGSVVTQDFRCDRVWVWVDSKTSIVTRTPFIG; encoded by the exons ATGTCTACAACATGCAAAG gGAAGAGTTCATGGCCAGAGTTGGTTGGTAAGGCAGGAAAAGAAGCAGAGAAGATAATTGAGAAAGAGAATCCATCGGTGGATGCTGTTATTGTTGATGAAGGTTCAGTGGTGACTCAAGACTTTAGGTGCGACAGGGTTTGGGTTTGGGTGGATTCTAAAACATCCATTGTCACTAGGACTCCTTTCAttggttaa